The Clostridium sporogenes genome contains a region encoding:
- a CDS encoding DMT family transporter codes for MLYIFIAILAGASIVAGRIINSNLAEKIGIFQGTLFNYVIGLFFSFIFLFLSNESLNITNTKIKSIPLWAYLGGLTGVLVIVLSSYVTPKISSFYLTLIIFIGQLFVGIIIDYFTLNKLSLGNILGGLLVLIGLTYNLLIDKNQNL; via the coding sequence ATGTTATATATATTCATAGCAATTCTAGCAGGTGCTTCTATTGTAGCTGGGAGAATAATAAATTCTAATCTAGCAGAAAAAATTGGTATTTTTCAAGGAACTCTTTTTAACTATGTTATTGGATTGTTCTTTTCATTTATATTCTTATTTTTAAGTAACGAAAGCCTAAACATAACTAATACGAAAATAAAGTCTATACCTTTATGGGCTTATCTAGGTGGTCTTACTGGTGTTTTAGTAATTGTACTATCAAGCTATGTTACACCTAAAATATCTTCTTTCTATTTAACACTGATTATTTTTATAGGGCAATTATTTGTTGGTATTATAATTGATTATTTTACTTTAAATAAATTATCTTTAGGTAATATCCTTGGAGGACTTTTAGTACTAATTGGACTAACTTATAATTTACTCATAGATAAAAATCAAAATCTCTAA
- a CDS encoding FtsX-like permease family protein, translating to MTLFSIALNNIKNNFKNYWTFFLSSTFSVFVLYLFISIINNNSIKSEFEGKRALALLFIIASYVVVIFSSYFIWYSNSFFIKSRKKEFALYMMLGMSKKQTFILSFIENFITIVGGFFTGIIIGLILNKFFLMLLYVMIGATGNVEFQFSLKDFNMCSVVFGFMFILISIHSIILIHKNNIIDLFNASRKVEKDLKVSFITGFIGVLSIIFLGTGYYIAIRKLAENIRLGPLVVFLVIIGTILFFIGVISFIIYITKKNEKSLFNGTKLISTSQIYYRYKGNVSTLSVISVATTIALCAMITCFGLFDKVEKSTRYVRPFSIEYINDNDTIDKKIKETLKRHKEVSVKHKQDIELLEIKSKVPFHSGSNSFFVISESKFYKIISSEKKHEKVDLKNSTDCYFFQISNFLPDKSVIGKTVKLMGKNKEYNLKITGTDMKYFIAMEHFKETFVVKDNVYNEIKNTIPKEKIFRVTGYIFQNDFFIQEFIKDLRKQVPSENNLLTFYESYRYGLKLTGMMAFIGIFLGLVFLTAAGGIIYFKIIMEAREDKNKFIILRKIGVSQKEIKKAISKEVMILFGWPFMVAVINSYVASIVLGKMMALKMRKSFAIIISVYAVLYSIYYLITVKSYIKTISE from the coding sequence ATGACATTGTTTAGTATAGCTTTAAATAATATAAAGAATAATTTTAAAAATTATTGGACATTTTTTTTAAGTTCTACTTTTAGTGTTTTCGTACTATATCTATTTATATCTATTATAAATAACAACAGTATAAAATCTGAATTTGAGGGTAAAAGGGCTCTTGCTCTTTTGTTTATTATTGCTTCCTATGTAGTTGTAATTTTTTCATCTTATTTTATATGGTATTCTAATTCTTTTTTCATAAAATCTAGAAAGAAAGAATTTGCTCTATATATGATGTTAGGAATGTCAAAGAAACAAACTTTTATTTTAAGTTTTATAGAAAATTTTATAACCATAGTTGGTGGTTTTTTTACTGGAATTATTATAGGTTTAATTTTGAATAAATTTTTTTTAATGTTACTATATGTAATGATTGGGGCTACAGGAAATGTAGAATTTCAGTTTAGTTTAAAAGATTTTAATATGTGTTCTGTAGTGTTTGGTTTTATGTTCATATTAATAAGTATCCATAGTATTATACTTATACATAAGAATAATATTATAGATCTTTTTAATGCATCAAGGAAGGTTGAGAAAGATTTAAAGGTATCTTTTATAACTGGTTTCATAGGGGTGCTTTCCATAATTTTTTTAGGAACTGGATATTATATAGCAATAAGAAAGCTTGCAGAAAATATTAGGCTTGGACCTTTAGTAGTGTTTTTAGTTATTATAGGAACCATATTGTTTTTTATAGGAGTTATTTCATTTATTATATACATTACTAAAAAAAATGAAAAAAGTCTTTTTAATGGAACTAAATTAATATCTACTTCTCAAATTTATTATAGATATAAAGGGAATGTAAGTACCTTAAGTGTGATATCAGTTGCAACCACTATAGCCTTGTGTGCTATGATAACTTGCTTTGGGCTTTTTGATAAAGTTGAAAAAAGTACAAGATATGTAAGACCTTTTTCCATAGAATATATAAATGATAATGATACTATAGATAAAAAAATTAAGGAGACGCTTAAAAGACATAAAGAAGTTTCTGTTAAGCATAAGCAAGATATAGAATTACTTGAGATAAAATCTAAAGTTCCTTTTCATAGTGGTAGTAATAGCTTTTTTGTAATAAGTGAAAGTAAATTTTACAAAATTATTAGTAGTGAAAAAAAACATGAAAAAGTAGATTTGAAAAATTCTACAGACTGCTATTTTTTTCAAATATCAAATTTCCTTCCAGATAAAAGTGTAATTGGTAAAACAGTAAAGTTAATGGGCAAAAATAAAGAATATAATTTAAAAATAACAGGTACTGATATGAAATATTTTATAGCAATGGAGCATTTTAAAGAAACCTTTGTTGTTAAGGATAATGTGTATAATGAAATAAAAAATACAATTCCTAAAGAAAAGATATTTAGGGTTACAGGATATATATTTCAAAATGATTTTTTCATACAAGAATTTATAAAAGATTTAAGAAAACAAGTTCCTTCAGAAAATAATCTTTTAACCTTTTATGAAAGTTACAGGTATGGATTGAAGCTGACTGGTATGATGGCTTTTATAGGAATATTTCTTGGATTAGTATTTCTTACAGCTGCGGGAGGTATAATATATTTTAAAATAATTATGGAAGCTAGAGAGGATAAAAATAAATTTATAATTCTTAGAAAAATAGGGGTTAGCCAAAAAGAAATAAAAAAGGCTATATCAAAAGAAGTGATGATTCTATTTGGATGGCCATTTATGGTAGCAGTAATTAATTCTTATGTGGCTTCTATAGTTCTTGGAAAAATGATGGCACTTAAAATGCGTAAATCCTTTGCCATTATTATTTCAGTGTATGCAGTACTATACAGCATTTATTATTTAATAACTGTAAAATCTTACATAAAAACTATCAGCGAATAA
- a CDS encoding ABC transporter permease, translated as MNLLKVIKIDIINILKNPILVLYNTIYPLLLIGLFGFIANGNYGGEGVTAYDYYGVTMIIFTILFIALTAANTFMEKKVKKGNVRLIYSPTSKTVIFLSKILSTFIFATVLFTMILIIEKDILRINLGGGNFIYVLVLLISFNLLMCSFGASMCCIFKSEEATNKFLSPVSMLLALLGGLFFPVDSLGKTVEKLSYISPVKWISECIFKIIYDRDFSMFVPTIAICIGSSLIFIILCQITFKPEEYI; from the coding sequence ATGAATTTATTAAAAGTAATAAAAATTGATATTATAAATATATTAAAAAATCCTATACTTGTTCTATATAATACAATCTATCCATTGCTTCTTATAGGATTGTTTGGATTTATAGCAAATGGAAATTATGGAGGGGAAGGTGTAACAGCCTATGATTATTATGGAGTTACAATGATTATTTTTACTATATTGTTTATTGCTTTAACAGCTGCCAATACTTTTATGGAAAAGAAAGTAAAAAAAGGTAATGTAAGATTGATATATTCTCCAACATCTAAAACTGTAATATTTTTATCTAAAATATTATCCACATTTATATTTGCAACAGTGCTTTTTACTATGATACTTATTATAGAAAAAGATATTTTAAGAATAAACTTAGGAGGAGGAAATTTTATATACGTATTAGTTTTATTAATTTCATTTAACCTTTTAATGTGTTCTTTTGGTGCCTCTATGTGTTGCATTTTTAAAAGTGAAGAGGCAACTAATAAGTTTTTATCTCCAGTAAGCATGTTGCTTGCATTATTAGGTGGATTATTTTTCCCAGTAGATAGCCTTGGAAAAACAGTAGAAAAGCTTTCATACATATCACCAGTAAAGTGGATTAGTGAATGTATATTTAAAATAATTTATGATAGGGATTTTTCAATGTTTGTGCCAACCATAGCCATTTGTATTGGCAGTTCACTTATATTTATAATCCTTTGTCAAATAACTTTTAAACCGGAGGAATATATATAA
- a CDS encoding sensor histidine kinase, producing the protein MDYYRKSQQVKKLLQSESSKDKTPILPKPIDYKEKIYYSIVDSIYNDFIETIKNIENEFKENKEFMTAWVHEIKTPITTSKLLICSEKESLNVENLRSLEEEIDKIDDYVEKVLYYSRSDNFSKDYIISEINIAKLIKESVKKHSIMFIKKHIKLINEVPETFTVDSDKKWLLFIIDQLVSNALKYTNKNGSITFKIFQDDKQKMLIVQDNGQGIKSEDLKRIFNNAFTGHNGRNKNLKATGMGLYLSQKLAKKLNHYITIESQYGKGTTVIIYFPKWKDYYEVTKM; encoded by the coding sequence ATGGACTATTATAGAAAATCTCAGCAAGTTAAGAAGCTCTTACAGTCTGAAAGTTCCAAAGATAAAACACCTATTTTGCCTAAGCCTATAGATTACAAAGAAAAAATATATTATTCAATAGTAGATAGTATTTATAATGATTTTATTGAAACCATAAAAAATATAGAAAATGAATTTAAAGAAAATAAGGAATTTATGACTGCTTGGGTTCATGAGATAAAAACTCCAATAACAACTTCAAAACTTTTAATTTGCAGTGAAAAGGAAAGTTTAAATGTAGAAAACTTAAGATCTTTGGAGGAAGAGATAGATAAAATTGATGATTATGTTGAAAAAGTACTTTATTATTCAAGAAGTGATAATTTTTCTAAGGACTATATTATTTCAGAAATTAATATAGCAAAATTAATAAAAGAGAGTGTAAAAAAACATTCCATTATGTTTATAAAAAAACATATAAAATTAATTAATGAAGTACCTGAAACTTTTACTGTAGATAGTGATAAAAAGTGGCTTCTTTTTATTATAGATCAGCTTGTTTCTAATGCATTAAAATATACTAATAAAAATGGAAGCATAACTTTTAAAATTTTTCAAGATGATAAACAAAAGATGTTAATTGTACAAGACAATGGACAAGGGATTAAAAGTGAAGACTTAAAAAGAATATTTAATAATGCTTTTACAGGACATAATGGTAGAAATAAAAACTTAAAGGCTACTGGTATGGGACTTTATCTTTCTCAGAAATTGGCAAAGAAGCTTAATCATTATATTACAATTGAGTCCCAATATGGTAAGGGTACTACTGTAATTATATATTTCCCAAAGTGGAAGGATTATTATGAAGTTACAAAAATGTAA
- a CDS encoding ABC transporter permease, translating to MSVFAILKNNFYRVISKKSIIVTTIIFVPLMIMAAVYFTGKMEIKGTIAVVSENKSVNLNTKHLNVKMLDKRPNISELLLNKYDAVLEDKGNGKIQITTIKGEKFKNTIKNYLKLPQNIKGNIDIGEKRGVGTNILGFLIMIILVQSVGLMVLYPEDRDFKTFRRMLVSPVSEGKYLLAQGIFNFIIIYIPVFLAIVITKAVFNVNIGFSYGNLAILLSIITFLGTAFALFITSAIDDLESSLMLGSVIITLTSILSGSFYSFSDNNKILDMIVNILPQKSYLTLVQGVENGKSILNYKLELSYIVILILVLFTLASLMTKKSLKTGKY from the coding sequence ATGAGTGTGTTTGCTATATTAAAAAATAATTTTTATAGAGTAATTTCTAAAAAATCAATTATTGTAACTACAATAATATTTGTTCCACTTATGATTATGGCGGCGGTTTATTTCACAGGTAAAATGGAAATTAAAGGTACAATAGCAGTGGTTTCTGAAAATAAGTCTGTAAATTTAAACACAAAACATTTAAATGTAAAAATGCTAGATAAAAGGCCTAATATATCGGAGCTTTTATTAAATAAATATGATGCAGTGTTAGAAGATAAAGGAAATGGCAAAATTCAGATTACAACTATAAAAGGAGAAAAATTTAAAAACACAATAAAAAATTATTTAAAGTTACCACAAAATATAAAGGGAAATATAGATATAGGAGAAAAAAGAGGGGTAGGTACTAACATATTAGGATTTTTAATAATGATTATTTTAGTTCAGTCTGTAGGTCTTATGGTACTGTACCCTGAAGATAGAGATTTTAAAACCTTTAGAAGAATGTTAGTTTCCCCTGTAAGTGAGGGAAAGTATTTATTAGCACAGGGAATATTTAATTTTATTATAATATATATTCCTGTATTTTTAGCTATAGTAATAACAAAAGCAGTGTTTAATGTTAATATAGGGTTTAGTTATGGTAATTTAGCTATACTTTTGAGCATAATAACTTTTCTTGGAACAGCCTTTGCCTTATTTATAACCTCTGCTATTGATGATTTAGAGAGTAGTCTTATGCTTGGGTCAGTAATAATTACATTAACTTCTATTCTTTCAGGAAGTTTTTATTCATTTTCAGATAATAATAAGATCTTAGATATGATAGTTAATATACTTCCTCAGAAAAGTTATTTAACTTTAGTTCAAGGGGTGGAAAATGGTAAAAGTATATTAAACTATAAACTTGAATTAAGTTATATTGTTATCTTAATATTAGTATTATTTACATTGGCAAGTTTAATGACGAAAAAAAGTTTAAAAACAGGAAAATATTAA
- a CDS encoding DMT family transporter, giving the protein MKNNLISAFIGALIAIMTLFNGTLSNTFGNYTSSIIIHVIGLFSITVVLLISRSKIKIQKEIPIYLYSAGAIGVFTVVFSNLSFSKLGVSLTLALGLLGQSLSSIFIDHFGLLGMKVIKFEKKKCIGLLFIILGIFIMTVF; this is encoded by the coding sequence ATGAAGAATAATTTAATTTCAGCCTTTATAGGTGCTTTAATAGCTATAATGACTTTATTTAATGGAACTTTGTCTAATACTTTTGGAAACTATACTTCAAGCATAATAATTCATGTTATTGGACTTTTTTCTATAACAGTTGTGCTCTTAATAAGTAGATCGAAAATTAAAATTCAAAAGGAAATACCTATATACCTGTATAGTGCTGGTGCTATAGGTGTATTTACTGTAGTTTTTAGTAATCTTAGTTTTTCAAAGCTTGGAGTATCATTAACCCTTGCTTTAGGTTTATTAGGACAATCACTTTCATCAATTTTTATAGACCATTTTGGATTACTTGGAATGAAAGTTATTAAATTTGAAAAAAAGAAATGTATTGGTTTGTTATTTATTATTTTAGGAATTTTTATAATGACTGTTTTTTAG
- a CDS encoding ABC transporter ATP-binding protein, giving the protein MEVLNIKNLRKVYGSKFGRVKYTALDNINLKVNKGEFVAIMGPSGSGKTTFLNVISTIDNPTSGSVFIDGIDIRKIKEPNLSYFRREKLSFIFQDFNLLDNMTLKENVVLPLALSKVPYGTIHERLENISLKLGIKEILNKHPYEVSGGQKQRVAAARAIITEPSLILADEPTGSLDSKSAKKLLNCLKDLNDNDTTILMVTHDAFAASYCKRIIFIKDGKLFNEIYRGDMGRKDFYQNIIRILSTIGGDVDDIV; this is encoded by the coding sequence ATGGAAGTGTTAAATATAAAAAATTTAAGAAAAGTTTATGGTTCAAAATTTGGTAGAGTTAAATATACGGCTCTTGATAATATAAATTTAAAGGTAAATAAGGGTGAATTTGTAGCTATAATGGGTCCATCAGGTTCAGGAAAGACAACATTTTTAAATGTAATTTCCACTATTGATAATCCAACTTCTGGAAGTGTGTTTATAGATGGAATTGATATAAGAAAGATAAAAGAGCCAAATTTATCTTATTTTAGAAGAGAAAAACTTAGTTTTATTTTTCAAGATTTTAATTTGCTTGATAATATGACCTTAAAAGAAAATGTTGTGCTGCCTTTGGCCCTTTCAAAAGTTCCTTATGGAACTATACACGAAAGGTTAGAAAATATAAGTTTAAAGCTTGGTATTAAGGAAATATTAAATAAGCATCCTTATGAGGTTTCAGGTGGACAAAAACAGAGAGTTGCTGCGGCAAGGGCAATAATCACTGAGCCATCGTTGATTCTGGCAGATGAGCCTACAGGTTCATTAGATTCCAAATCTGCAAAGAAGCTTTTGAATTGTCTTAAAGATTTAAATGATAATGATACTACAATATTGATGGTAACCCATGATGCTTTTGCAGCTTCTTACTGCAAAAGAATAATTTTTATTAAAGATGGAAAATTGTTCAATGAAATATATAGAGGTGACATGGGAAGAAAGGATTTTTATCAAAATATAATTAGAATTCTTTCTACCATTGGAGGTGATGTGGATGACATTGTTTAG
- a CDS encoding ABC transporter ATP-binding protein, whose protein sequence is MENIIEVKSLEKSYKNKKVVKGISFNVKQGEILGFLGPNGAGKSTTINILSTVLKSDKGEVKFLGRKATEDVMNIKKNIGVVPQDLAIYEEISAEKNVRFFASLYGLKGNKLNENVKETLEFVGLYDRRLDMPKTFSGGMKRRLNIACAIAHNPKLIIMDEPTVGIDPQSRNHILNSIKKLQKRGATILYTTHYMEEVEEIADRIIIMDHGTIIAEGTKEELKKNIEDERVYYINIANKEKLTEDDFFNIEGVKKVKISDGKVEITSVNTVENLDKLILTMMNKKCKIQNIDSSLASLERVFLNLTGRSLRE, encoded by the coding sequence ATGGAAAATATAATAGAAGTTAAAAGTTTAGAAAAAAGTTATAAAAACAAAAAAGTAGTAAAGGGAATAAGTTTTAATGTAAAACAAGGAGAAATACTTGGGTTTTTAGGACCTAATGGTGCAGGGAAAAGTACTACCATAAATATATTATCTACTGTATTAAAATCAGATAAAGGGGAAGTTAAATTTTTAGGTAGAAAAGCTACGGAAGATGTTATGAATATTAAAAAAAATATAGGTGTAGTTCCACAGGATTTAGCTATATATGAAGAAATATCTGCAGAAAAGAATGTAAGATTTTTTGCAAGTCTTTATGGATTAAAAGGGAACAAGCTTAATGAAAATGTAAAGGAGACTTTAGAATTTGTAGGGCTTTATGATAGAAGATTAGATATGCCAAAGACATTTTCAGGAGGCATGAAAAGAAGATTAAATATAGCCTGCGCCATTGCACACAATCCTAAACTTATAATAATGGATGAACCTACAGTAGGAATAGATCCTCAATCAAGAAATCATATTTTAAATTCAATTAAGAAACTACAAAAAAGAGGAGCTACAATATTATATACAACTCATTATATGGAGGAAGTTGAGGAAATAGCAGACAGAATAATAATAATGGACCATGGAACTATTATAGCTGAAGGAACAAAGGAAGAGTTAAAGAAAAACATAGAGGATGAGAGAGTATATTATATTAATATAGCAAATAAAGAAAAACTTACGGAAGATGACTTTTTTAACATAGAGGGAGTAAAAAAAGTTAAAATTTCAGATGGAAAAGTTGAGATAACATCAGTAAATACTGTAGAGAATTTAGATAAATTAATTTTAACTATGATGAACAAAAAATGTAAGATACAAAATATTGATAGTAGTTTAGCCTCTTTAGAAAGAGTATTTTTAAATCTAACAGGAAGAAGTTTAAGAGAATAG
- a CDS encoding response regulator transcription factor: MYKIMIIEDEEKISNIIKESLEKWGFETYTIRKFDAVFEEFLHINPHLVLMDVNLPFYDGFYWCSKIRSMSKVPVIFLSSRNTNMDIIMAVNMGGDDYITKPFSIEVLNAKINAILRRTYSYRDSNMNVLEYKGVVLSLKDNMLYYEDKTIELTKNEFKILYILMKKYETIVSREDIMQELWQDENFIDDNTLTVNINRLRKKLKKIGLNDFIKTIINQGYVIK, encoded by the coding sequence ATGTATAAAATAATGATAATAGAAGATGAAGAAAAAATATCAAATATTATAAAAGAATCCCTTGAAAAATGGGGCTTTGAAACTTACACAATAAGAAAGTTCGATGCCGTATTTGAGGAGTTTTTACATATAAATCCTCATCTTGTTCTTATGGATGTGAATCTTCCTTTTTATGATGGTTTTTATTGGTGTAGTAAAATTAGAAGTATGTCAAAAGTACCTGTAATATTTTTATCTTCAAGAAATACTAATATGGATATTATTATGGCAGTAAATATGGGTGGGGATGATTATATAACAAAACCATTTTCCATTGAAGTGCTCAACGCAAAAATCAATGCTATTTTAAGAAGGACTTATTCCTATAGAGATTCTAATATGAATGTTTTAGAGTATAAAGGTGTTGTGTTATCCTTAAAGGATAACATGCTTTACTATGAGGATAAAACTATTGAACTTACCAAAAATGAGTTTAAAATTTTATATATATTAATGAAAAAGTATGAGACTATTGTTAGTAGAGAAGATATAATGCAGGAACTTTGGCAGGACGAGAATTTTATCGATGATAATACTTTAACGGTAAATATTAATAGACTAAGAAAAAAATTAAAAAAAATAGGTCTTAATGATTTTATTAAAACAATTATAAATCAGGGATATGTTATAAAATGA
- the yeiL gene encoding transcriptional regulator YeiL, translating into MIRINDLKEKDKYISKYRINDIFTKDMNPFIELFFFKKNEHICREDEELNYLFFLVKGKAKVYTTLSNGKSLLLCFYDDFKLLGDVEIINLENASSNVQVIEDTYCLTISLKSVSLYLLNDAKFLRFICSSLGGKLNRCSKNSSINLLYPLENRLASYILATGERADNNEEKIIKFNENLTEIAELLGTSYRHLLRTLNSLSCKGAIRKKSNYFQVLDEKILKKLAADLYK; encoded by the coding sequence ATGATAAGAATAAATGATTTAAAAGAAAAGGATAAGTATATTTCAAAGTATAGAATTAATGATATCTTCACTAAAGATATGAATCCTTTTATAGAACTTTTCTTTTTTAAAAAAAATGAGCATATTTGTAGAGAAGATGAAGAACTTAATTATCTTTTTTTTCTTGTAAAAGGAAAAGCTAAAGTATATACAACTCTTAGTAATGGCAAGTCTTTGTTACTTTGCTTTTATGATGATTTTAAATTGTTAGGGGATGTAGAAATCATTAATTTAGAAAATGCATCTTCCAATGTGCAGGTTATAGAGGATACATATTGTCTAACTATATCCTTAAAAAGTGTAAGCTTGTATTTGCTTAATGATGCTAAATTCTTAAGGTTTATTTGTAGTTCTTTAGGTGGAAAATTAAATAGATGTTCAAAAAATAGTTCTATAAATTTGCTTTATCCTTTGGAAAATAGATTAGCCAGCTATATTCTTGCTACTGGTGAAAGAGCAGATAATAATGAAGAAAAAATAATAAAGTTTAATGAAAACTTAACTGAAATAGCAGAGCTTCTAGGCACAAGTTATAGACATTTATTAAGAACATTAAATAGTCTTAGTTGTAAGGGAGCTATAAGAAAGAAAAGCAATTATTTTCAAGTATTAGATGAGAAAATTCTAAAAAAGCTTGCAGCAGATCTATATAAATAA
- a CDS encoding serine hydrolase domain-containing protein: MKRKIFFTTALIVGALIISISASYIFTAFNYSENYQSKNSNEFIGKLDKELPSWIKKYKVPGAAIGLIENDKIIWQKGYGFADKESNKMVTPNTIFRIASISKPITAWGIMHLVDQGKIELDAPAEKYLTRWHIPSSKFDKRGVTIRRLLSHTAGFSVEGSPGYDINKPLPSIEQSLLGIGGEQWRVKLINEPGTTFQYSGGGFSVLQLITEEVTGKKFSDYMQSEIFKPLNLNHTRYDRDFKDNTTIATAYTDSGKPIIDRPWIEQASGGVYTNLIDLSTFVASCMEESNKNKAGRGILKPSSLAEMFSPQPNTKSFFGVYGLGFIPQKLKNDVKLISHSGDITGWNSQIAFLPKEKRGIVILTNGDAGYYFKSEVLGLWTNWTTGDSNNDTKFLRIMQKTLISLACFFGVLFLYFIYDTKKKITSKKIIFSPIFNKKFNFKGYMKAILPGLIVIIWCFIFYSKVPFKIIFKLNDYALFTFFSPELFWVTLIITIFGVFSTLRNLLTEKTN, translated from the coding sequence ATGAAAAGAAAAATATTTTTTACTACAGCATTAATAGTGGGAGCATTGATAATATCAATAAGTGCTTCTTATATATTTACAGCTTTTAATTATTCAGAAAATTATCAATCTAAAAATTCTAATGAATTTATAGGAAAACTGGACAAAGAATTACCCAGTTGGATAAAAAAATATAAAGTGCCTGGTGCTGCTATAGGATTAATTGAAAATGATAAAATTATATGGCAGAAAGGATATGGCTTTGCTGATAAAGAGTCTAATAAAATGGTTACTCCAAATACTATTTTTAGAATAGCATCTATATCTAAACCTATTACTGCTTGGGGAATAATGCATCTTGTAGATCAAGGAAAGATTGAGCTAGATGCTCCTGCAGAGAAATATCTTACTCGTTGGCATATTCCATCATCCAAGTTCGATAAAAGAGGTGTTACTATAAGAAGGTTATTAAGTCACACAGCAGGATTTTCTGTAGAAGGATCCCCTGGATATGATATTAATAAACCATTACCTTCTATAGAACAATCTCTTTTAGGAATTGGGGGAGAACAGTGGCGTGTTAAGCTAATAAATGAGCCAGGAACTACATTTCAATACTCTGGAGGAGGGTTTTCAGTTTTACAATTAATTACTGAAGAAGTAACTGGTAAAAAATTTTCAGATTATATGCAGTCAGAAATATTTAAGCCACTTAATTTAAATCATACAAGATATGATAGAGATTTTAAAGATAATACTACTATAGCTACTGCTTATACTGATAGTGGTAAGCCTATAATAGATAGGCCATGGATAGAGCAGGCTTCTGGAGGAGTATATACAAATTTAATAGACCTTTCAACTTTTGTTGCTTCCTGCATGGAGGAGTCTAATAAAAACAAAGCTGGAAGGGGGATTTTAAAACCCAGTTCTCTAGCAGAAATGTTTTCACCTCAGCCAAATACGAAAAGTTTTTTTGGGGTTTATGGTCTTGGATTTATTCCACAAAAACTAAAAAATGATGTAAAATTAATCTCTCATAGTGGGGATATTACTGGTTGGAATTCTCAAATTGCATTTTTACCTAAAGAAAAAAGGGGAATTGTAATTCTAACTAATGGTGATGCTGGATATTATTTTAAATCTGAAGTATTAGGTTTATGGACTAATTGGACTACAGGAGATAGCAACAATGATACTAAATTTTTGAGAATTATGCAAAAAACGTTGATATCATTAGCATGTTTTTTTGGTGTTTTATTCTTATATTTTATATATGATACAAAAAAGAAAATTACAAGCAAAAAAATAATTTTTTCTCCTATATTCAATAAGAAATTTAATTTTAAAGGCTATATGAAAGCTATATTACCAGGGTTAATTGTTATAATTTGGTGTTTCATATTTTATTCCAAAGTTCCGTTTAAAATTATATTTAAATTAAATGATTATGCACTATTTACATTTTTTTCACCAGAACTTTTTTGGGTAACATTAATCATTACAATCTTTGGGGTCTTTTCAACCTTGCGTAATTTATTAACTGAAAAAACTAATTAG